TCCGTAGAAATAGTATCAAAGGTTACCTCATTGTATTTATTTCGTTCTGTAGTCCTTTTAGATGGTTTTGGAACGGGTATCCAGCGACCTTCTTTTTGATACAGTATTTCCCATGATTCAGGGGCTCTACATTCTCCAAAACCTGTATCATCAAACCAGAAAACCCGAACCCCTTTTATGGAATATTCTTTGTCGAAAGTATATTGCACCCATTCCTTTGTGCCTTTATGGTCCCACCATGTAAAACGAGGAATACATGTATCAGACGATTTCTTAGGTTCTATCTGGTCGTTGAGGGCATAAAGACTATCATTTGTCCATATATGAGATGCTTCCACACTTGCTTTTGTTTCAAGGGTTGGGACAGTTACAAGGTCTGCATTTTCTGGCAACCATACGCGCATGTAACCCTGTTTACGGTTTGCCCATGCATAATAAGGAATTAGTTTCATAGCTTGGTCGGAACCATTCAGGTTTTCGGATGTTTTTATTTTAGCAGTAGTTTGAATGGTTACCACTCCACCCAGCAAATCGGGTTCAAAATGAGATTGGAATGTAGAATTGCGAGGAAGGAAAAGGAAACGCACCTGGTTGGCATTATCTATATCCTCTGCACAGAAAACAACAGGACCTCTTTGAATAGCCACTCTACCGCGGTTGGCTTCTACTTTTTCATTCGCATAAACTCGCTGAACATCCATAGGTAAAGCAAGGATAATTTCATCGTTCTGTTTCCATTCTCTCTGTATTTTTACAAAGCCCTTTTCCAATGATGTAATGGGAATGTTCTCACCGTTGACCTTTATCTGAACCTTATCCAACCCCGGGCATTCAGGATAGAGATACAATCGTTCGGTGTTTCCCTGACCGCGATATGTCCAGTCGGGAATTCGAATGGCAATGGTAAAATTTTGGGGTTTCTCCGAATGGATTTGGATTTTGGTTTCACCGTCCCATGGATAGTTTGTCGTTTGTTCTATTTGAATAAGATTTTTCGGTAAGGGATGGTTTTCTTTTGCAAGGGTTAATTTTCCATTGGAGTATGTGAGTTGTGTTTTGGTTGGGATGTAATGGAGGATATAAAGGGTATCTTTATCGCAGGCGTAGGTATAACCGCCAATAGTAGGAATGAAACGAACAACATTGGTGGGACAGCAAGCACATTTTTGCCATGGGGGTCGTTGGTCTGCACCTTCCAATCGGTTGCAATAGAAAATTGTATCTGCGGTGAGCGAAAGTCCTGACAGCGGCGTATTATAGAAAGCGCGTTCGATGATATCTACATATTGAGCATCGCCATGTAGCAGGAACATGCGTTGAGCCCATAAAACCAATCCAATGGAGGCACATGTTTCGCAATAAGCCGTATCATTAGGCAGGTAATAAGGTTGACTAAATCCTTCTATCCGCAATAGAGAATCACCAATTCCAGCAGTGATATACATTTTTCGTTCCGTCAA
This region of Candidatus Hydrogenedens sp. genomic DNA includes:
- a CDS encoding glycoside hydrolase family 127 protein, which produces MALLLVSLSPLYILNTVATLPDIYPVYPVPFTEVEVKPGFWNDWIMRVGKKFLPHNFEYCETEKKIDNFRVTAGVKEGKHIGACFEDSDVYKVLEGAAYWLALHKDPNIEKTADDIIDLIAKAQQPDGYLNTYFTLVKPKERWTNDAEHETYCAGHLMEAGIAYAQATGKTKLLDVATKFADHIVETFGTGKVEEVPQHEEIELALFKLAHYTGKEKYAEMARWFIEQRGKPYKDKTTGRWDFVCQDHKPIIEQDEILGHAVRAMYLYSSVTDLVAKTGDTRYSNALDRLWFDLTERKMYITAGIGDSLLRIEGFSQPYYLPNDTAYCETCASIGLVLWAQRMFLLHGDAQYVDIIERAFYNTPLSGLSLTADTIFYCNRLEGADQRPPWQKCACCPTNVVRFIPTIGGYTYACDKDTLYILHYIPTKTQLTYSNGKLTLAKENHPLPKNLIQIEQTTNYPWDGETKIQIHSEKPQNFTIAIRIPDWTYRGQGNTERLYLYPECPGLDKVQIKVNGENIPITSLEKGFVKIQREWKQNDEIILALPMDVQRVYANEKVEANRGRVAIQRGPVVFCAEDIDNANQVRFLFLPRNSTFQSHFEPDLLGGVVTIQTTAKIKTSENLNGSDQAMKLIPYYAWANRKQGYMRVWLPENADLVTVPTLETKASVEASHIWTNDSLYALNDQIEPKKSSDTCIPRFTWWDHKGTKEWVQYTFDKEYSIKGVRVFWFDDTGFGECRAPESWEILYQKEGRWIPVPKPSKRTTERNKYNEVTFDTISTDALRLVVQLQPNFSAGILEWKIISAE